A segment of the Myxococcales bacterium genome:
GGCGCGCCGAGATCAGTGCGTGAGCGGCACCCAGTAGGGCCCTCCGTCCCAGCGGTGACGGACCATGCGGCGTGGATTCTTCTCGAGCACGGGGCTTTCGCTCGCACCGCAGGCGCCGCAGTAGAGGTCGAGGTAGTAGATCGCCCCGGCGCCGTCGGCCGGCTGCCGTTGGTTATCGATGCCGTTGAGCTTCCAGCGACCAGCGTCGACGGCGCCGGTGGCGGCCTCCAGATCGCCGTGCGCCTGACGCTCCAGGTAGGCGAAGGTTCCGTCGGCCCGAAGCTCGAGCGCATCGTATTTGCTCTTCGCCTTGCACGAGATCCAAGCGCCCACGAGCTTCGTCGCGAGGTCTTGCGCGGAGGTGGGCTCGTCGACCGAGCCGTGTGGTCCGGCGCACGTTGCGAGCGCGCCGGCAACCTCCGCCGCCGAAAAGGGCGCGAGCGCCACCGGCGGTGTTCCCTGGAGTCCGCCGGTAGTCGGATCGAAGCTGGTGCTCGCGGTGATGGTGTCGCCGCCGCAGGCGAGAGCCAGAGCCGGGAGAAGCGAGAGAAGAGAGACCTTGCGCATGACCGCGGCGCCGAGCAACAGCGATGCCACGCTGGATTCCGCGGCGCCCTCGCCCACGTGCCGCGCCGACCATGATCCTCTGATCGTGGGCGGTGAACGAGCTCGTCATACGACTCAGCGCGGATCGTTTTCGCGCAGTGCCGTCGTTCGGTTCTCACGGTCCGAAGGTGAGCTCCACGGTGACTTCGCCCGAGGCCGGCACTTCGAACTGTGCATCCCGGCAGCGCCGAGGCGCGTCATCGAGCAGACCGTTCGGATTCTTGGGAGCACTCTCAAAGAGGCAAGCCCTCACCGTGCGCGGCCCCGGCGCCACATAGCGGATGTGGTCGCAGTTGCGCGCCGAATCAGGGATGACTTCGGCGGCGCCGCCCGTGCGTCCGCCCCAGACGTAGTCTACGCCGCCTCCCGGGGAGAGTTGGCGGACGTCGAAGGAGGGATCGTCGTGCGTGCCGTCGCCGTCGCAGAGCGTCGTCGTGTAGGGGCTGACCGCCTCCGTGGTGGCCAGCACATCCAGCTCGCGGACGACACCGTTGACCCAGCTGACGACCGCGTAAAGCGGCACGCCCGTTGGGTTGCTGAGAAGAAAGCGCACGGTCCCCGCGGGGACACCTTCGGGGACCTGCCTCGCGTAAGGAGGCGCCGAATTGCTACAGCCGAAGCTGGCAACGACGACGAGCACGAGGATGGGGTATCGCATGTCACGCTGTGTGCAGTCTGCATGCCACACGCTGTTGGTCGAGGTCGGACGCTCCGCTGCTCCGCCGGTCCGCGCGATCTGTGCCACCGCGGGGCACGACGGTCAGGCGCAGAATCGATCAGCGTGGATCGGGAGTGCCCACGCACGCCGCCGACCGTGTCGATGTTGAAGGGCCGCTTGAGCGCCAGCACGGCGCCGCGCCCCTCTGCGGCAACTCACCGCTTCCGAAGCGGACAGCCGAGGGCCTCCGTGCGCTTCGTCGATACCGTGGTCCCGCTCACGAGCGCCGAGAGCGCATCTTTCAGGTAGTGCTTCGCCGACGTCGTGAGGAACGCGCCGTCGGAGTCGATGGCGCCCGAGTAGAGGACCGAACGCCGTGCCTCGGCGTTGGCGGCCGCCTTGGAAGGCTCGCCGAGGACCACCACGTGCGTCGAGTACTCGACCCCGAGGGCGTCGGCGAGGCGCGCCCCGCGGTCGACGACCACGGGGAAGGGAAGGCCACGGGTCCGCGCCGCCTCGTTGACCGACGGTGCGTCGGCACCGACCTCCGACGCGACGCCCACGAAGGCCACGCCTTGGGCGCGAAAAGCGTCGGCGAGCTCCCGCATGCGCGCATCGTGCGCCTTTTGCACGGGGCAGTGCGCGGTGAAGAAGACGAGCACTGTGTAGCGTGCATGATGCAGCCTTTCGAGCGAGGTGTCGCCCTCGGCGGCCACAAGCGGTGCGTTGGGGGCGATAGCGACCGTGTTCCCGGCGCCGCACCCCGCGAGGCTCATCACGAGCGGGGCCATGAAGATAACGAGTGCGCGTTTCATCGGAAGCTCCAGAGGATCGCCAACGAGGAGCCGGCGAGGGTCGGTCGGTTTTCGCCCAGCGGCGGCAAGTCACTGAACACCGTTGAGCGCAGCTTCAAGGAATCGGACAGCGGCACGACCGCGATCACGGCGGCCTGTGTCGTGCGTGTTCCCGTGCCACGCGCCCGGGCGCCGTCGATGGAGGCGTCGCCCTCGGACGCGTGCGAGAGCGAGAGGAGGAGCGACGTCTCGCCCTCGAAGACGTAGCCACCGGCGAGCACGAAGAGGCCGCGGGTACCAAGCGCTTCCCGTTGACCAAGGACGTCCCGTGGGAGGCGGGGCCCGGCCAGCGCGGTCGCGTGCAGGAGCGCTCGACCGAAGGTCTGCTCCACCGACATGCCCAAATCGAACTCGAAGGTGCCGGTGCCGGTCGCGTCGGCGGCCAAGAGGCCGGTGGCTCGGTCGACGGGCCGTCCCGTGGGGAGGAGCGCGCCAGCGAGGAGGGCGATGCCCGGGATCCGCAGTTCGCCGGTGCGGACGAGATCGTAGCGGCCCATGAGCGAGAGGTCGCCAACGCCGCCTCCCGCTTCTCTGCCGTGGGCGCCGAAGCGACGCGTCACGTCGACGGGCGCGAAGGCCGCGACCTGCGCCCGTGGCAGGAGCCGAAGCGCACCGAAGAGGCCGCCTTCGTAGCGTGCGTCGCGCGTGGCCGCGCGCTCAAAGAAGCCGTCCCCGTAGGGGTAAGTGCCCCAGGTGGCGGAGCCCCGGACCTGCAACCCAACGAGCGCCTTGTCGTGGTTGCCCAGCCAGCCGGGGGTGAGGCCGCTGCCCGACGCGCAACACGCCTGCCCGTGCGCGGTCGAGGCGTGGAGACTGGCGGCTACGAGGAGCGCCGCGACGATTGCGGCCCTGAACATGAAAGGTGGGTCAGTGGGAGTGCGCGGCGTCTTCCGCGTGCGCTGCATCGTGGGCATCAACCGACAGGGCTGCGTCTGCGGGAGCGTGCGAGTGTGCTCCGTCGGCGGCGGCCCCGCCGTCGCCAGCGGCCGCGCAAAGGGCCACACAGGTCGCCTTCTTGGGAGCGCAGTCGTCTTCCTTCGTCGCGTTGTGGGCTGCCTCATGGCAGTCGTGAATGGCCCCCGCTCCCACGTCGACCGGGTGGCAGGCGTCGATGATGGCGGTGCACGAGGCGAAGGTGCTCGTGTGGCTGTGGTCGTCGTCGGAGTGGCACGCGCTGGTGAGGGGCACGAGCAGAGCCAGCAACGAAGAGACGGAAAGGGTGCGGATAAGCATGTGACCTCAGGGCGGGGCCGTGTTGCCCCTATGACTCGGGCGGGACCCTACCCCATCAGATGGGCTCCTCCCTGCGGCATGTTGCCGCACGTGCACACGGGGTGCAGCGGCGCTATAGGCAGAGCCGTCATGAGCGAGACCGTTGAGAGACCCGCTGCTCCTTCCGAGCCGGCCCTCGTGCCGTGGCGTTGGCTCGTAAGCCTCCGCTGGGCCGCGGTCTTCGGCCAGCTCCTCGCTGTGGCCTTCGCAAAGGTAGAGGCGCCGGACGCCGTCAGCTTGGCAGGTCCCCTGGCTCTCGTGGGCCTCATGGCCGCCAGCAACGTCGCGCTCGCGGGCCACTTCTTGCGCCAAGAGACCGTGCAGCGGGGCGATCGGGTGCTCGCCGGTGCGCTCTTGGTCGACGTCGCGCTGTTGGCGTCCATCCTTGCGCTGACGGGCGGGCCAGCGAATCCCATGAGCACACTACTCATGGTGCACGTCACGTTGGCTGCCGTGGTGCTTGGGGCGCGCCTCGCCTGGTTGCTCGCGGTGGTCGCCGTTTGTGCCTTCGGAGCGCTCTTCCTTGTCGCTCCCTGCCACGTGCGACACGGCCCTATGCACCTGCAAGGCATGTGGCTCGCCTTCGCGGCCGCCGCGACGACCATCGTGTTCTTCGTGACCCGCCTCGCCGCCGAGCTTCGCCTCCGCGAGGCTCGAATCCTCGAGCTGAACGACAAGAAGGCACGAAGCGACAAGCTCGTCTCTCTCTCTACGCTGGCGGCCGGCGCAGCCCACGAGCTCGCCACCCCGCTCGGCACCATTGCCATTGCGGCGAAGGAGCTTGAGCGATGCCTCGCAACGACGCCGGGCGCCCTCCGTCACGAACTCGTCGACGACACGCGCTTGATTCGTCGAGAGGTAGACCGCTGTCGGAAGATCCTCGATCAGCTTCATGCGCGCGCTGGTGAATCGACGGGCGAGGTCGAGTCGGTCCTCGCGCTCTCGCAGCTCGGACGCGACCTCGTCGATTCGTTGGCGCCAGAGGAGCGGAGGCGCGTCGTGGTCGACGCGGAAGACGCCGACGCGCGCCTTCCGAGGGTCGCCGTGCTTCAAGCTCTGCGCACGCTCGTGCGCAACGGTCTCGAGGCCAGCCACACCGAGGTCAGCGTTTCGCTGTCACTCCGCCCCGGCATCCTGCGGTGCGCCATCGAAGATCGCGGCGAAGGTATGACCGCGGAGGTTTTGGCCCGCGCCGGTGAGCCCTTCTTCACGACGAAAGACGCAGGGCGCGGCATGGGCCTCGGTCTGTTCCTGGCACGCGCGGTTGCCGAGCGTCTCGGTGGGGCGCTTCGCCTTCAGTCTTCGCCTGGGGTTGGCACCGTCGCCTTGTTGTCGCTACCTCGGGGCGACTTGTGAGTGCGGCCGAGGCCCGTTCGATCCTCGTCGTCGACGACGACGACACCTTCCGGGAGCGCCTCATGCGCGCCTTCCGGGCCCGCGGCTTTGACGTCCGCGGCGCGCGCAACGCCGCAGAAGCGCAGCTCTCCGCGGAGCGGGACAGCCCCGAACTCGCCGTGGTCGACCTCCGCATGCCCGATGCTTCAGGCCTCGATGTTGTTCTCACCCTCCGCGCCGTCGACCCGAGCACGAAGGTCGTTGTCCTAACAGGGTACGGGAGCATCGCAACGGCCCTCGAAGCGGTGCGCCGCGGTGCGTGCCACTACCTGACCAAGCCCGTCGATGTAGACGATCTGCTCGCGGCCTTTTCGCGCGACGGCGCCGATGTGGCCGTTGATCTCGCCTCCGAGCCGCCGACCCTCGCTCGTGTCGAGTGGGAGCACATCAACCGGGTCCTCATGGAGAGCGACGGCAACGTCTCGAAGGCCGCGCGCGTCTTGGGCCTTCACCGCCGGTCGCTGCAGCGAAAGCTGAACAAGCATCCCGTCAAACGGTAGAGCTGCGGCCACTTATCGATGCGAGCGCGCCGCGATGACCGAGGCGGCCAAACTTCGTGACAAACGGGACTCGCCCCGATCGCGCGGTGTACGCTGCTCTCGTGGCCGCCTGTCCCAAGTGCACACGGCCGGTGCCTGATGGTCGCCCCGCGTGCATGTATTGCGGCACGCGGCTCTCGGCCCTTGTCCCGTGCCGCCAGTGCGGACGCCCCCTTCAGCCGGGCGCCCCACGCTGCGCCCTTTGCGGCACGCAGCAGCGGGCCACCTCTGAGTTTCGACGACCGACGGCGTCGGAGATCGCCATCGCGCGCGTCGAACTCTTTCACAACGCGGAGAAGGCGCGCGAAAAGGGTCACTTTCGCGATGCGGCGCAGATGCTTGAGGAGGTCGTCACCGTCGACCCGCACCATGGTCGCGCATGGCTCGCGCTCGCCCGCACCTACGCGAGCGCGGCGCAGCCGAGCCTGGGCGTACAGGCGCTGGCGCGCTGCCTGTCGGTGATGCCCGACTTCGACGAGGCGCGCGCCCTGAAGGCCACGCTGGAGGCGAGCGCGGCCCGGCGCACCGGCAGCATGCCCGCAGCCCGGCCGAGCTTGACGTCGGTCCCCGACGCGAGCCCTGACGAGATGTTGCGGCGCGCGAGCACCTTCATCGAGAAGGGCAGACACGCCGAGGCCTTGGCGATCTTCGACGTCTTTCTCACGCAGACCTCGGGCCTGTCGAGTCACCCTTCCGCGGCGCCGCTGCACGTGAGCCGCGGCGTTTGCCTCAAGGTGCTGGGGCGCCTCGAGGACGCGCTGGCGGCCCAAGACGCGGCGCTGCGCTGCGACGACAAGTACGCGCTCGCGTGGGCGAACCGGGGTGACGTCCTCGATGACCTCGGTCGCGCCGGTGAGGCGCTGGCCGCCTTCGACAAGGCGGTCGAGCTCGACGCGGCGAACGCCAAGACGTGGGTGGATCGAGGGACCGTGCTACGGAAGCTCGGGCGCGCCGAAGAGGCCCTCGCGTCCTACGATCGCGCCCTCGCCATCGACGCGCGCGATTCGCTGGCGTGGAACAACAAGGGCAACGCCCTCTTGGGCCTCCAGCGCTACCCCGACGCGGCTTACGCCTACGATCGCGCCCTCGCCGTCGATCCTCGGAACACAAACGCGCGCAACTCGCTCGAGTGGATGAAGGGCAAGGGCCTTCTGACCGGTGCGAAGCCCGCGGCAATCGGCAACGACCCTTCGCCCGCGCGCCTCGACTACACGACCTTTGCCGAGAGCTTCGCCGCGGGCTTCGGTGCGCAGACCCATGTTCATCTCGACTTCTCGCCCGCCAGCGTCATGGCGCTCGATCTGCTCCTCGACCTTTCGGTCCCGGTGCCCGTTGGCGCCGGCGACGAGTGGGCGCCCGATGAGCCGACGAGAAATCTCATCGTCGGCGTGGGCGCCTACCTGGGCGAGGTCTTTCGACGTGTAACCGGCGGAACGTGGGTCGACCGCTGCAACGACAACCCGGCGCCCTACTCGACCGGCGTGGTCGCTCCGGGCAACGAGAGCGTCCTCGTCTTGCCCTTCATGCGCGCGTTCAAGCGGATCAAATACGGTGATGAACGCCTGAGCGCGTACCTCGACGACCTGCGTCGACAGGTCAAGAGCGAGCCGGAGGTGACGGAGGCGCAGGCGTGGGCGGAGCAGGGCGCGAGGGTGGCCGAGAATCGCCTCTTTGACGAAGCCATCGAGTTCTTCGACCGGGCCCTCGAGCTCATGCCGAGGCAGCCGCTCGCGCTCCTCATGAAGGGGCGCACCCAGCTCGCGTTGGGCCACGACGGCAGGCCAGCGCTTCAAGCGTTCCTCTCCCATGCGCCAGCGACCATGGCGGCCGAGATCGAGCTCGCGAGGGCCGCCGCCGACGGTTACAAGGGGGGGCCCAAGCCACCAGCGGGTCGCGCCGTAGCCCCCGGCGCCATGTTGGGCGGAAGCGGCGCCGCCGACCTCTTTCCCATCACCGTCGTCGCGTCGATGATCCCCGAAGGTCGTCTGCTCGTGGCCGGCTGGTATCTCGATGTGCCGCTCGCCTTTGCGCGCAAGTGGGGCGTCGCGACTCACGCTCAGAAGGCGCTCTCGGTGAGCGGCCTCACGCACAGCGGTGACGCTTACGTAGGGCGATTCGAGGCCGACGCGACCGTCATGGGCGACGCTCACCTTGGCGCCGACGACGTTCGCCTCTGGGCGTCCCTGCTCGAGAGCGGCCGCATCGCGAGCCTCACCTTCGTCGGTAACCGCCCGTGGAGCGAAGCCGTCGAGGCGCGTGTGCGCGAGACGAACCGCGCGCTCGATTCGCGCGCCGTTCCGCTCGCGGGTCGCATCACGCTCCGCACGCTCGAAGTGGCGTAGCGCGCGTCAGCAGCCGGAGAAGCTGATTTGCCCTGCGGCGCTGCAGCAGAAGCGGTTGTGCCCTTGGAAGACGCCGCACGCCTGGCGCGGTGACGCGAGGTACGTGCCGGCGAGACCGGCGCGCGAACACGTGACGGCGTCGCTTGTCGGTTGGCCGCTGCGCCACGGGCAAGCCTC
Coding sequences within it:
- a CDS encoding redoxin domain-containing protein, translated to MKRALVIFMAPLVMSLAGCGAGNTVAIAPNAPLVAAEGDTSLERLHHARYTVLVFFTAHCPVQKAHDARMRELADAFRAQGVAFVGVASEVGADAPSVNEAARTRGLPFPVVVDRGARLADALGVEYSTHVVVLGEPSKAAANAEARRSVLYSGAIDSDGAFLTTSAKHYLKDALSALVSGTTVSTKRTEALGCPLRKR
- a CDS encoding HAMP domain-containing histidine kinase — encoded protein: MSETVERPAAPSEPALVPWRWLVSLRWAAVFGQLLAVAFAKVEAPDAVSLAGPLALVGLMAASNVALAGHFLRQETVQRGDRVLAGALLVDVALLASILALTGGPANPMSTLLMVHVTLAAVVLGARLAWLLAVVAVCAFGALFLVAPCHVRHGPMHLQGMWLAFAAAATTIVFFVTRLAAELRLREARILELNDKKARSDKLVSLSTLAAGAAHELATPLGTIAIAAKELERCLATTPGALRHELVDDTRLIRREVDRCRKILDQLHARAGESTGEVESVLALSQLGRDLVDSLAPEERRRVVVDAEDADARLPRVAVLQALRTLVRNGLEASHTEVSVSLSLRPGILRCAIEDRGEGMTAEVLARAGEPFFTTKDAGRGMGLGLFLARAVAERLGGALRLQSSPGVGTVALLSLPRGDL
- a CDS encoding response regulator; translation: MRAFRARGFDVRGARNAAEAQLSAERDSPELAVVDLRMPDASGLDVVLTLRAVDPSTKVVVLTGYGSIATALEAVRRGACHYLTKPVDVDDLLAAFSRDGADVAVDLASEPPTLARVEWEHINRVLMESDGNVSKAARVLGLHRRSLQRKLNKHPVKR
- a CDS encoding tetratricopeptide repeat protein is translated as MAACPKCTRPVPDGRPACMYCGTRLSALVPCRQCGRPLQPGAPRCALCGTQQRATSEFRRPTASEIAIARVELFHNAEKAREKGHFRDAAQMLEEVVTVDPHHGRAWLALARTYASAAQPSLGVQALARCLSVMPDFDEARALKATLEASAARRTGSMPAARPSLTSVPDASPDEMLRRASTFIEKGRHAEALAIFDVFLTQTSGLSSHPSAAPLHVSRGVCLKVLGRLEDALAAQDAALRCDDKYALAWANRGDVLDDLGRAGEALAAFDKAVELDAANAKTWVDRGTVLRKLGRAEEALASYDRALAIDARDSLAWNNKGNALLGLQRYPDAAYAYDRALAVDPRNTNARNSLEWMKGKGLLTGAKPAAIGNDPSPARLDYTTFAESFAAGFGAQTHVHLDFSPASVMALDLLLDLSVPVPVGAGDEWAPDEPTRNLIVGVGAYLGEVFRRVTGGTWVDRCNDNPAPYSTGVVAPGNESVLVLPFMRAFKRIKYGDERLSAYLDDLRRQVKSEPEVTEAQAWAEQGARVAENRLFDEAIEFFDRALELMPRQPLALLMKGRTQLALGHDGRPALQAFLSHAPATMAAEIELARAAADGYKGGPKPPAGRAVAPGAMLGGSGAADLFPITVVASMIPEGRLLVAGWYLDVPLAFARKWGVATHAQKALSVSGLTHSGDAYVGRFEADATVMGDAHLGADDVRLWASLLESGRIASLTFVGNRPWSEAVEARVRETNRALDSRAVPLAGRITLRTLEVA